The Halorubrum sp. BV1 sequence CTCCTGCTGTTGTACCTCGGCCTGCTCGCGCGGCCATCGCGCGGCGTCCTCACCGGACTGATCGGCGTGGACGTGGTGATCATCGCTGCCGGTATCGCCGCCAGCGCCACCACGGGGACGCTCTCGTGGGCGCTGTTCGGCGTCGGCGGCGTCGCGTACGTCGCGTTGGTGTACGGGCTGCTCGTCGCGCTCCCGCGGTCGGCGTCGGCCGCAGGCGACCGGGTCCGAGCCGTCTTCGGGACGCTCCGGAACATCACCGTCGTCCTCTGGACGCTTTACCCAGTCGTGTGGGCGCTCGCACCGACCGGTCTCGGGCTGGTGACGCCCGCGACCGAGATGCTCGTGTTCGTCTACCTCGACATCGTCTCGAAGGTCGGCTTCGTCGTCGTCGCGGTCGGCGGAGCCGACGCGCTCACCTACCTCACCGCGGGGAGCGCCCCCGACAGCACCGGACCGGTCGCGGTCGGCGACGCCGACGACACGGAGCAGACGACCGTACTGGCCGACGACTGACCGGACCGCCGGACGGCCGACGGGATTCCCGTTTTTTCACTCCTCGCTGGCGACGAGGTCCTCGTAGCGCGCGCCGGTCTGTTTCAGCGTCTCCGTCGAGTAGAGCCGTTCGTGGTCGTACGAGAGGTGTTCGGCCGCCAGCTCGTCGATCTTCCGGTCGACGGCGTCGGCCTCACGGCCGTGGATCATCGTGAACAGGTTGTACTCCCAGTCCTGCTCCGGGCGGCGCGGCCGGTGGTAACAGAGGGTGACGTACGGAAGGCTCCCCACCGCCTCGCCGCGCTCGTCGAGGTCGTCGTCGGGAACGTCCCAGACGACCATGCAGTTGCTCGTGAATCCGGTGACGACGTGGTTGACGACGCAGCCGATCCGCTTGATACAGCCGTCCGCCAGCAGGCGGTCGACCCCGGCGAGCACGTCGTCAACCGTTGGGTCGACGCCGCCCGCCGCGCCGGCATCGCTCGCCGCGATCTCGCTCGCCACGTCCGCGTAGGGGGTCGCAGACAGCGGGAAGCCGTCTTGGATCGACAGGAGGAGCGCGGCGTCGAGGGGGGTGAGATCCCCGCGGGCGTCCTCGGAGATACGGGTGGCGGAGACCGCCGTTTCCTCCAGTGATTCTCTGGCGAACCGGTCGCCGTTCACCACGGGGAACTCCAAGTCGATGTAGTAGTCCGTGAGCATCGGGAGGGTCAACACCGCACAGCCGGTCCGCGCCTCGATCTCCGCGAGGATCTCGTCGCGCGTCTCGCGGGAGCCGGCGGTGACGACGAACCACTGGTTCCACGCGTGGTCACGGCGGTAGTTGTGGTTCACCTGCGGGTAGCCGTTGATTATCTCGGCGACCTCGTCGAATCGATCTTCGGGGGCCTGCACGGCCGCGAGCGTCGAAGAACCGATCACCGGAGGGTTGAGCACCGCGCCGAACCGCCGGAACACGCCGCGCTCGCGCAGATCGCGGACGCGGTCGAGAACCTCGCTCGCGTCGAGGGTCACACCCGTCTCGGCGGCGATCTCGCGGGCGACGCGCTCGAACGGGTGCGATTCGACGGGAAAGCCGCTCTGGTACTCGTCGATGAGGGCCGCGTCGACGGCGTCGACGTCGGTCCGCCAGTCGGCGTCCAGACTCATTGGTCGGATCAGGTGCCGCGCGTACCTACCGGTTTCGGAGGCGGTCGGGCGGTGACAACGCTCGGTGGTAGTCGGGTCGGGAGGGATCAGTCGTCAGCGGGAGTGGTGCCGGCCGACGGCGCGAACGCGCGGGCGCTCTCTTCGAGTTGTGTCGTCGAGCAGCCGCCGGCAGTGGCGGCCTGTTCGAGGGTGAGGGTCCGAGAGCGATACAGCGTGAGCGCGGTTGACACGGATTTGGACGTCATCGGTTACAACCCAACACAAGATGGACATACATATAACTCTAACGCTTTTTGCACCTTGGTACAGAATCTTCTAGCGTGTATGATACCGCATTGTGTCGTAAATTCGCCTAGAAGTGAACAAAGGCACATCTTTGTATGAGGGTCTGTGACATGGATCTGCGGCGGCGATCGGCCGCGGCGGCGATCGACCGCGCCGTTCGGCGCGGTCCGTTCCCGCCCCGCGGGAGGCGAACGAGGGACTTTTCGTGCGGAGCCCCGAACGAAGCGTATGGCTCAGGCGACTCAGGAGTTCGGCGAATGGCCCCTCAAGCGGCTGATGACCGAGGTCTGCGGCTCCGGGCACAAGTCGGCAGACGACCTGACGCGCGCGCAGGCGACGGAGGCGTTCGAGCGCATCCTCGCGGACGAGCCGGACCCGACGACGCTCGGGGCGTTCTGGCTCGCGAACCGCTGGAAGCGGAACACGCCCGAGGAGCTGGGCGCGTACGTCGACGTGATGTGCGACCGCGTGGAGTACGCGGAGCCCGAGGTCGACCCCGTCGACTGCGGCGCGAACTACGACGGGAAGGGTCGGACCGCGATCTTGGGCGTGGCCGCGGGCGCGGTCGCGGCCGCCGCCGGAACTCCCGTCGTCGTCCACTCGGGCGACCGCGTCCCCACGCAAAAGCAGGACGCGTACAAACAGGTCTTAGACGAACTCGGCGTCGCGACGGAACTCACGCCGCGTGACTCCGCCGACATGGTCGACGAGACCGGCTTCGGCTTCTACTACCAGCCCGCGTTCAATCCCGCGATCGACGACCTGTTCGAGCGCCGCGACATGATGGGCGTTCGGACGTTCGTCAACACGATCGAGACGCTGGCGAACCCCGCCGGCGCGGCGGTCCACCTCGGCTCCTTCTACCACCTCGCGTTCGCGAAGAAGGTCGTCGACACGTTCGTCGAAAGCGAGTTCCACGACCTCGACCGCGTCCTGATGTTCCAGGGGATGGAGGGGTACGACGACGTCCGCCCCGGCTACACCAAGGTCGCGGAGTGGACCGCGGCCGGCAGCGAGAAAGGTGGATCCGACAGCGAGGTCGAGACCGGCAGCGAGAGCGCATCGTTCGACGACTTCGAGATCGAGACGGCCGAGTACGGGATGGATCTGGAAGAAGACGACCTCGCCGTCGACGATGTCGCCGCCGAGTCCGCGACGATTACCGAGGAGGTGCTGGCGGGCGAGCGTGAGGACGCCTTCGCCGACGCGGTCGCGGTCAACGCCGCCCTGCGGATCTACGCCCGCGAGGACGCCGACTCGATCGAGGCGGGACTACAGCAGGCCCGCGACGCGATCGACGACGGCTCCGCGATGGACGTGCTCGACGCGCTCCGCGACTTCTGAGGCGGAGGTCCGTTTTTTATCGATCCGTCGTCGCGCCGGCGACGGCGACCCACGCGGCACAGCCGATCGGGCCGCAGGCTCGAGGTTTTCGGACGAATTTTGGACGGAGTTCGGAAAGGCCACTTAGGCGTTCGTGACCAACCCTCATGTGCGGAGAACTGCCATGATACGAAACGCCTTCAGACACCCGGAGCCCCCCCGTCATGCCCACATGTGAGCACTGCGACGCGCACGTCTCGGACCGGTTCGCTCGGGTGTTCTCCGACGAGCGCGGACAGATCCACGCGTGCCCGAACTGCTCGGCCAACGCCGGTATCGCGGAGGTCACGAAACAACGGGCGCACGACGCCTGAGCGGACTCGGAGCGGTCGCTACTGGTCTACGGTTCCGGAGCCGGCGGCATCGACCGCTTGTGCGCGCTGCCCTCGTGTAACTCGACGACCCGGTCGACGGCCTCGGCCGGCACGCCGAGTTCCCGGACCGTCGCCGACCGCGAGAGGCCGCCGTCGACGTGGACGGCCACGATCGCGTCGACGGTGTCGTAGTCAAGGCCCATCTCGGCCGCGTCCGTCTGTCCCTCCCACATGCCGGCCGTGGGCTCTTGCATCACGAGGTCGCGGGGGACGCCGACGTGGGCGGCGAGCTGGCGCACCTGTTGTTTGTAGAGGTTTCCGATCGGGTTGCAGTCGACGGCCTGATCACCGTACTTGGTGAAATAGCCCGTCATCGCCTCCGCGCGGTTGCCGGTCCCGAGCACCACCCGGTTCTCCGCGTTGGCGACGAAGTAGTTCAGCACCGCGCGGGTCCGGACGTACACGTTCCCCGTCGCCGTCCGGTCGGCAGCCGCCTCCGGGAACGCCTCGAAGAACCGCTCTGCGATCGGCTGGATCTCGACCACGTCGTATGCGATTCCGAGGTCGTGAGCGACGCGCTCGGCGTCGCTCATCACGTCGGGGTCGTTCACCTCGGCCGGCATCGTGATCCCGTGTAACCGGTCCTCGCCGAGCGCCTCGGCCGCGAGGTACGCGGAAAGCGTCGAGTCGATTCCGCCGGAGAGCCCGAGGACCGCCCCGTCAGCGCCCGCGTCGTCGACGACGTCGGCGATGAACGACGTGATGCGCTCGCGGGCGGCGTCGAGTTCGACCGGAGAGAGGCGGAGGTCGAGCGGGGGGTCGTCAGACAGCAACACCGACTCCGCTGGGGTCTGGCTCATGCGCGATCCGTGGAACCGAGGCGACTAATACCTCCCCGTTTCCTCCGCGAACTGAACGTTCGTCGTGTTTTTCGCTTCCGCGCGTCGGATCCAAGATCCTAGTGCGTCCCAGGCGGGTCGCCCCCGACGGCCAACGGACCTATAGTTCGCGGGACGAACGAAGCCGTATGGACGACCGACTCGAACGCGTCATCCGCCGGCAGCTCCGCGAGGCGGGCCGTCAGTTCGAGGCGGCCAAACGCGCCTACGCGGAGGGGCGCGACGGTTCGGAAGAGGACGCGATGGGCGCAGCGCGGTACGACCTCCCGACCGACGAGGAGGGGCGCGCGCGGATCGTCTGCCGGCGGCACGCGGAGCGGCGGGTCGTTCCAGTCGACGAGGCGGGGCGGCCGGCGTGTTTCGAGTCCGGACACGCCGACTGTGAGGGATGTGCGGAGGACGTTCGCGACGGCGTCGTCGAGACGTGGTGACCGCGACCGAGAGGGGAGAGACGAGTCCGGTGAGGAGACACCCGAACCGGTTTGGCCCCTCGTCTCCTCGTGAAAGCCATGAGACGGACGACGACCGTCGCCGTGCTGCTCGTCGCCGTCGCAGTCGGGCTGGCGCTCTCCGGTGTCTTCGCCGGGCCGCCGACCGAGCCGGCGGACGCGGCGGTCGACGCGGACTCGCTCGTGGACGTCGAGGGAGAGTACCGACTGTGGCCGTACACGAGCCGTGGCACGTCGGCCGCGGGGCGGACGCTCGCGATCAACGTCGTGGTCCACGCCGACGCCGAGGCGACCCGGCGTGCGATCGAACGCCGGTCCGACGCGGACTGGGAGGAGACGGACGAGACGGAGGCCGCGACCACGGCCGACGCGGATCAGGTCCGGGCGATAGTCGAGCGCGACTGGGCCGACGCGCGGAGTTCGACCCGATACAGCTACGTCCGGGGGGCGACGGGCGGTATCTGGCTCCGAGAGACGTTCGAGCTTCACGACGGTTCGTATCTCGGCGTCCGCGACCACCTCCGCGCCTACGAGTCGCCGGACGGAGCGTACACGGCGATCCAGGCCCACGAGGAGTACTACGACTGGTTCCGGCTGCGACACACGGTGCCGGGGATCACCGAGCCGCGGAACCGGTTGGAAGGCGAACTCATCCGCGGGGCGGTCGACGCCGAGGTCAGCCGCGAGTACCGCGGCATCGACGGCGGGTGGAGCGACGGATGGCTCACGGTGGTCGAACTTGTGTCGGCGGTGACGCTCGCGGCGGTCGGCGGGACGCTCCGCCAGAGCCGGACCCGACGGGCCGCCGTCGACCTCGCCCGGCGGAGTCGCCGGGAGGCGCGCCGACACGCGCGGGCCGCGGCGCTCGGTGTCCTGCTCGCGCTCGTCGTCCTCGCGGTTCGCGTCGGCGGCGTGGCCGTCGAGACGCTGTTCCCGACGCTCCCGCCCAAGGCGATCGCCGCCCCGCTGTACCTCGTCCTCGCCGTCGGGCTGCCCGGACTCGTGGCCGCGCTCGCGCGTGAGTGTGACCCGGCGGCTGCGGGCCTCGCGGTCGGCGCGGGGCTCGGCGCGGGGTTCGTCGCCGACTTCGCCGCGCTCGGCGTCGCGGTCCCGCCCGCCCTCATCGTCCATCGGACCGCGCTCGTCGCCGCGCTCGCCGTGGTCGCGCTGGGTCGCGCGGCCGCCGACAGGACCATCCTCGCCGCGGGGACGGTCGCGTGGGCGGTCGGGCTGGCGCTCCCGCTCGCCGACGTGATCTGAGAATCCTTGCGGATCGACCGTGTGGATCGGCCGAGAGTCGGCCGAAACGGCGGGATATCAATCGATTCGTGGACGGCCGACCACAGAAGAAATATACCCCGGCGACGAAAGGGCACCGACACATGACCCGACCGATCAGCCGACGGCGGGCACTCGCGGGATTCGGCGCGGTCGCCGCGAGCGGCGGCTGTCTCGGTCGTTCGCGGAACCTCGCGGGACGCGGGATGGCCTCGCAGTTGACCCTCCAGATAGACGCGGTGCCCGCAGACCGGGACCCGAACGCGATCCGGATCGCGAGACACCTCGCGGAGAACCTCAAGGCGGTGGGAGTCGACGCTCGGATCAACACCCTGGATCAGACCACGCTCTGGCGGAAGGTGCTCATCAACCAGAATTTCGACGCGTACGTGGGCCAGTTTCTCGAACCGAAGCCGTTCGACCCGGACGCGATGTACGCGCTCACGCACTCGCGGTTCGCCCCGGAGGTGGGACGGCAGAACCCCTTCGGCTTCGCCGATCTCAACGGCGTCGACACGGAACTCGAACGTCAGCGACGGGCGGAACCGGATCGACGCGAGGCGGTTGCGGACCTCCAGCGCTCGCTCACCGAACTCCAGCCGTTCACCGTCGTGGCGTTTCCCGACCCACTCACCGCGATCCGCGAGGAGCGGTTCGACGGGTGGAACCAGCGACAGCCGCTGACGGTCACCGGCCTGTTGTCGCTCGATCACACCGGGACGACTAGTGACGCGATCGACGGCAACGGGACCGAGGCGTCGACCACGCTCCGGTTGGTGACGACGGACAGCGGCATCACGGAGAACTGGAACCCGATCGCGGCGGAGTATCGTCGCCAGGGGACGTTCACGTCGCTCCTGTACGACCGACTCGTGTTGATCGACTCCGGCGACGTCGTCCCGTGGCTCGCGACCGACTGGGAGCGCGTCGGGCCCGAGACCGTCGAGGTCTCGCTGCGGGACGCGACCTGGCACGACGGCGAACCGCTCACCGCGGACGACGTGGCGTTCACCTATGAGTTCCTCCGCGACACGTCGATGGGGAGCATGGAGACGCCGGTGCCGACGCCGCGATTCCGCGGCAGAAGCTCGGTCGTTGAATCCGCGCTGGCGGTCGACGACCGGACCGTTCGGCTCGGCGTCGAGAACGTCAGCCGAGCGGTGATCGTCCGCGCGCTGCGCGTCCCGATCCTGCCTACACATGTGTGGAGCGACCGCACCGACGCCGCGACTATCGCCGGCTTCGAGTTCGACTCGGAGACGACGGAGGCGCTCGTCTCGCCCAACGAGGACCCGGTGGGAAGCGGGCCGATCCGGTTTATCCAGGCGACGGCAGAGGAGTCTGCGGTCTTCGAGCGGAATCCGGATCACTTCCTCGTGCGGTCCGAGACGGGAGACGACGAGGCGTCGGCGGACGCGGCGGTCGGGATCCCCGAACGATTCCGCGGAAAGCCGGCGTTCGACCGGCTCGAAGTCGGCGTGGTTCCCTCGGACATCGCGGCGGTCCAGATGGTCGGTGACGGATTCGCCGACGCCACCGTCTCGACTCTCGGACCCGACGCGATCCCGCGTATCGGGCGTGAGGCCGACACCCGGCTCGTGACCGGGCGTTCGGGCGCATTCTATCACGTCGGCTACAACGTGCGGCGGGCACCGCTGTCGAACCCGCGGTTTCGCGGCGTCCTCGCGTCGCTGCTCGATAAGGAAGCCCTGGTCGAGGAGGCGTTCGACGGGTACGCGGAGCCGGCGTCGTCGCCGCTCGCGGCCTCGCCTCAGTGGGTCCCCGACGACCTGCTGTGGGACGAGCGGTCTTCGGACCCGGTTCACCCGTTCGCCGGCGACGCCGGAACCGGCTCGCTCGACGTCGAGCGAGCGCGGGATCTGCTCCGAGACGCCGGCTATCGGTTCGACGAGGAGGGGCGGCTGCTCGCGAGACAGCAATGAGTCCGCTTTTGTCTGTCCTCCGGTCGGTCGTGTTGTGGCTCGGCGTGTCGCTTTTTGTCGCCGGGATCGCGATCGTCGGACCGAACCGGCTGTACGAGTTGTGGGGGAACGTCGTGCCGCGGCTGCGGGACGCACGACGGGAACTCCTCGCGCTCGGCGTGGTGTTGCTCGTCAGCGCCGTCGGCCGGGGGTCCCTACAGACGGTCTCAGAGCTGTTCGGACTGCGGCTGACCGGGTTCATCTGGGCGCTCGAAGGCAACTTCGTCGCGTGGCTCCAGCAGGCGTTCGCCACTCCCGAACTGACGATGTACTTCTCGTCGGTGTACGTGTACGGGTACGCGTTCCTGCTCGCGTTCCCGTTTCTCGCGTACCTCGCGCTGCCGAAGACGGCGACGCTGCGGCGGCTGCTCGTCGCGTACGGGTGTAACTACGCGATCGGGCTCGCACTCTACACGGTCGTGTTCGCGCACGGGCCGCGGAACCTGAACGTCGGGACGTCGCTTCTGTACACCCACAACCCGGAGTTCAGCGCGCTGACGAGCGCGGTGAACGAGACGACGAACGTCTTCCCGTCGCTTCACACGTCGCTTTCGGTGACGGTCGCCGCCTTCGCCGTGCTGACGCGCGAGGAGTACCCGCTGTGGACGCCGCTCGCCGTGTGGCTCGCCGGATCCGTGGTGATAGCGACCATGTATCTCGGCATTCACTGGCTCACCGACGTGGTCGGCGGAACCATCCTTGCCTTCGGATGCGTCTACTTCTCCCATCGGATCGTCGACCCGGATGAGACGGCGTGACCGTCGCTGCCGACTGCCGCTGTCGCAGGACCGTCGATTCCGCTCGTCGCTACCGCGCGAGTGCTCCCGCCTCAGGCACCCTCGACGAGCCGTTCGAGCTGTTCCGGCGGAACCGCACCGCGAGCGGCGTGGCCGTCAAACGCGAACGTTGGGACGCCGGTGATTCCCCGCTCTCTCGCGGCATCGAAAAGCCCCGTCACGCGCTCGCGGAGGTCGTCGTCCCCGAGCGCGGTCTCGACCGCGTCGGCGTCGAGGCCCTCAACGTCGGCCGCGAGGTCGGCGAGAACCTCGCGGTCGCCGATGTCACGCCCGTCCTGCCAGAGCGCCTCGAAGACCGCTTCGTCGAACGAAGGCCACGCCTCCGGCGCGGTCTCTTTCACATGGACGGAGACGACCTGCGCCGGGAGCGAGTCGACGTCGGTGGCGATCTCTTGGGCCATCTCGACGCCGTACTGCTCTTTGAGCCGCCGGACGTTCTCGCGGGCCTGCGCGTAGTAGTCCTCGTCTTTCCCGTCGTCGGCCTCGTGGTCGATCGACCCGTCGGGGTTGCGCTTGCCGGCGCGGAGGTCGAACGGGTGCCAGTCGACCGCGAGGGGTTCGGACCGCGCCTCTCGGTACTGCGCGAGAGACTGCCGACCCAGGTAACAGAACGGGCAGACGTAATCGGAGTAGACGGTGACGGAGTCGGTCGCGTCATCGACGGGATCGGCGGCGATGTCGGCCGTCCCGGAACCGTCAGCATCGGGCGCGTCGGTGGCGGAATCGGAGTTCGACATACGTCCGATTCGGCCCCGAACGCCAAAGGGCGTTCGACGGCGGCGATCGCTACGATTTAGGACAACCGGGTAATATACACCGGGTATGACAGACGAGACAGCCAGCGCGTACGACCCGGTCTCGCCGCCCGTCGCGCTCACGATCGCCGGCAGTGACTCCGGCGGCGGGGCGGGAGTACAGGCCGATCTGAAGACGATGACGGCTCACGGCGTCTTCGGGACCGCCGTCGTGACGGCGACGACGGCACAGAACACGCGCGGCGTGTCAGATGTCCACACGCTTCCGATCGAGCACGTCGACGCCCAGTACAGTGCCGTCGTCGACGACTTCGACGTCCGGGCGGTGAAGACGGGGATGCTCGCCACGGCGGAGACGGTGGAAACGGTAACCGATCGGCTCGCCGGGTTCGCGGGGCCGATCGTCGTCGATCCGGTGATGGTCGCCGCGACCGGCGACCGGCTGCTCTCTCCCGCGGCCGAGGAGGCGTACGACGACCTGATCGCCGCCGCGACGCTCGTCACGCCGAACACCGACGAGGCGGAAGTGCTCGTCGGCGGCGGGGTCGAAACACCGGCCGACGCAGCGCGGGCCGGCCGAGAGATCGTCTCGCGCGGCGCGGACGCGGCCCTGATCAAGGGCGGACACCTCGCCGGCGACGACACCGTGACCGACACGCTCGTTCTCGGCGAGCGCGCGGCAGCGGCGACGGAGACGAGCGAACCCGTGTCGGCCACCGAAGAGGACGGGACGACCGTCGTTCGGTTCGAGACGCCGCGGATCGCGACCGAGGCGACACACGGATCGGGCTGCACGCTGTCGAGTGCGATCGCGGCGCGGCTCGCACGCGGTGAACCGCTGTCCTCGGCGGTCGAAGCCGCAGTCGGCGAGATGGGAGAGGCGATCCGGTGCGGCTACGACGTGGGCAAGGGACCGGGCGCGGTGAATCCGACGGTGCTCGACAGCGGGAAGTCACGCCTTCGCGACAGAGAAGAGTGAGAGGGTACGGCGGACTCACACGAAGTTGAGTGGCACCATAAGCGCGACGCCGAGCACGATCCCGACCGCGAGGGTGGGCTTCCCGCCTCGTGGGAGGGCCGCGCCGGTGTCGAGCGCCTCCGGGATGAACTCGGAGAGGACGAGATACACCATCGCGCCGGCGGCGAACCCGAATCCGTAGGGAAGGAACTCGCGGGCGTACCGGACGAACGCGAACGCGAGGACCGCCCCGATAGGCTGCGGGAGGCTGGAGAACACCGCCCACCAGACCATCTTCCACTTCGAGACGCCCATCGCCCGCAGCGGGATCGAGATGGCGGTCCCCTCGGGGACGTTGTGGATCGAGATCGCGACGGTCATGAACACCGCGAGAAGCGGCACCGTGAACCCGAGCACCTGCGTCCCGCCCGCCAGTCCGAGGTCGGCGAAGGAGACGCCGACGGCGATTCCCTCGGGGAAGCTGTGGACCGTGAGTACGCCCAAGATTAACACGAGCTTCTTGAAGTCGGCCTCCTCGTACTCGCGGGGGTCGATCTCGGCGTCGAGAAGCACCTCGTGTGCGAGCACGACGAGCGCGACACCGGCGAGCACGCCGACCCCGATCTCCATCGGCGTCCCCTCGGCGAGCCCCTCCTGAACGAGTCCGAAGAGCGACGCGGCGACCATGATTCCGGAGGCGAACCCCCACAGCGCGACGTTCCCCCGGTCGCTTATCGAGTCGAAAAAGAAGAACGGCAGCGCGCCGATCCCCGTCGCAAGCGCCGTGATCAGCCCCGCGACGAAGACGAACGCGAACGCGGAGACGTCAACCATTGTCGACCGGCAGTTCGGTACACCGACGGATAAATACGCCGAGTGCGTTCACGCGCTGGGACTGGTGTCGCTGGGGCGTCGCCCGGGGGCAGCCGAGCGCGCGGACGATCCCCGCGAGGACGCCGAAAATCGATCACCCGCTCGTCTCACCGGTGGACGCGTCGCCGCTATCGGTATCGTCGCCGTCGCTAGCACCTCCGGCACCGGCGGTGCTAGTATCTCCGCCATCGTCACCGGCGTCGCCAGCGTCGGCGATGTCGCCATCGCCGCTGCTGGTGTCACCGCCGTCGTGAGCGTTAGCGTCGGCGTCGTCAGCGTCGGCGTCGCCAGTATTAGCGTCGTCAGCACCGTTTCCGTCGGCGTCCTCGTCAGCGACGCCATCGGCGTCGACAGAGCCGTCACCCGCCGGCTCGCCAGCGGCAGGGGTGTCGGGCGTCTCAGCCGTCGTCTCCGGATCGTCCGCGCCGTCCGCCGCAGGGTCGCTCTCGGGATCCGCTACCGTTTCCCCGCCGTTCCCGTCGTCGGTGGCCGGCGGCGTCGGGACTGCCGGCGGCGGAGCGACCCCGCCGCCGGGTGGCGATCTCGTGCGCTCGGTCGGGAGCGAGTCGTTCGCCGGCGGACCGGAGTCGGTCGCGACGGACGGGTCAGCGGCGTTGTCGCCGTCCGCGGTCCGGGTGGCGTTGGGGATGTCCGCGGCCGGTTCCGCGACGGTGAGGTTCTCTGCGGCCTCGAACGAGACGGTGACGGTGGCGGTCGAGGAGAGCGCCGCGAGAGTGTACCCGCCGCCGAACGCGACGCACCACACGAGCAGGACGGCGACTGCGGCGGCGGTGACGCCGCGCGAAGCGGGCATCACTCCACCTCCCCCGAGCCGTCCGTCTGTGCCGTGGAGGCGGGCGTCTCGTCTGTGACCGGCGCAGAGGACTGATCGACCGTGACCGGCTCCGCAGACCGCTTGAACAGGGACTTCGAGTCGTCCGGTCGGAGACGGTCGAGGACGCCGCTCGCCGGTACCCAGACTGCGAGCGCGCCGAGCAGGACCGTCGCCGACGCGACCGCGGCGGCGATCGACGCCGCGCTCCGGAGTTCGACCGCCGCGTAGACGGCGTAAGGCGCGAACACGGCGAGCACCGCGGCCGCGCCACCGACCGCGTCGACCGAGATCGCGCCTGTCTCGTCTGCGGTCATCGTCGAATCGTCGGTCACCATCGAATCAGCGGCCGTCTCGGCGACGTCAGCAGTCGCCGAGTCGACCGAAATCGCCGAGGCGACCGAAATCGCCGAGGCGACCGAAGTCTCCGGATCGACCGAGGCGGGTGCATCATCGGCGTCGCCGGACCGCGAGCGGACGATGCTCCACAGCTCCGACGCCACGAGCAGTCCGAACGGGAGCACGACCAGCGCGATGAACCCCGCCCGCGTGCCGGCGAACTGGATCACGTATCCGATGTACGGGATCGTCAGGACCACGACGCCGACGAGGTTCGCGCCGGGAACGAGTCCGGGATCGGGACCCTCGTTCGCGTCGCCTTTCGTCTCGAACGCGACGCCGCCGGGCGTGGAGACGACGCCGATCACCCGATGTGTCACCGGGACGTCGCTCGACCCGCGGACGAATGTT is a genomic window containing:
- a CDS encoding bacteriorhodopsin, with the translated sequence MIADAAVWAWVGFVAMAAGTVAPLWAWLSRDDSGESHAKYYLTLAGVTGIAALAYLAMGLGVGVVSTPGGDLEIVRYVDWLLTTPLLLLYLGLLARPSRGVLTGLIGVDVVIIAAGIAASATTGTLSWALFGVGGVAYVALVYGLLVALPRSASAAGDRVRAVFGTLRNITVVLWTLYPVVWALAPTGLGLVTPATEMLVFVYLDIVSKVGFVVVAVGGADALTYLTAGSAPDSTGPVAVGDADDTEQTTVLADD
- a CDS encoding Lrp/AsnC family transcriptional regulator, coding for MSLDADWRTDVDAVDAALIDEYQSGFPVESHPFERVAREIAAETGVTLDASEVLDRVRDLRERGVFRRFGAVLNPPVIGSSTLAAVQAPEDRFDEVAEIINGYPQVNHNYRRDHAWNQWFVVTAGSRETRDEILAEIEARTGCAVLTLPMLTDYYIDLEFPVVNGDRFARESLEETAVSATRISEDARGDLTPLDAALLLSIQDGFPLSATPYADVASEIAASDAGAAGGVDPTVDDVLAGVDRLLADGCIKRIGCVVNHVVTGFTSNCMVVWDVPDDDLDERGEAVGSLPYVTLCYHRPRRPEQDWEYNLFTMIHGREADAVDRKIDELAAEHLSYDHERLYSTETLKQTGARYEDLVASEE
- a CDS encoding anthranilate phosphoribosyltransferase, which encodes MAQATQEFGEWPLKRLMTEVCGSGHKSADDLTRAQATEAFERILADEPDPTTLGAFWLANRWKRNTPEELGAYVDVMCDRVEYAEPEVDPVDCGANYDGKGRTAILGVAAGAVAAAAGTPVVVHSGDRVPTQKQDAYKQVLDELGVATELTPRDSADMVDETGFGFYYQPAFNPAIDDLFERRDMMGVRTFVNTIETLANPAGAAVHLGSFYHLAFAKKVVDTFVESEFHDLDRVLMFQGMEGYDDVRPGYTKVAEWTAAGSEKGGSDSEVETGSESASFDDFEIETAEYGMDLEEDDLAVDDVAAESATITEEVLAGEREDAFADAVAVNAALRIYAREDADSIEAGLQQARDAIDDGSAMDVLDALRDF
- a CDS encoding NAD+ synthase — its product is MSQTPAESVLLSDDPPLDLRLSPVELDAARERITSFIADVVDDAGADGAVLGLSGGIDSTLSAYLAAEALGEDRLHGITMPAEVNDPDVMSDAERVAHDLGIAYDVVEIQPIAERFFEAFPEAAADRTATGNVYVRTRAVLNYFVANAENRVVLGTGNRAEAMTGYFTKYGDQAVDCNPIGNLYKQQVRQLAAHVGVPRDLVMQEPTAGMWEGQTDAAEMGLDYDTVDAIVAVHVDGGLSRSATVRELGVPAEAVDRVVELHEGSAHKRSMPPAPEP
- a CDS encoding ABC transporter substrate-binding protein, which produces MTRPISRRRALAGFGAVAASGGCLGRSRNLAGRGMASQLTLQIDAVPADRDPNAIRIARHLAENLKAVGVDARINTLDQTTLWRKVLINQNFDAYVGQFLEPKPFDPDAMYALTHSRFAPEVGRQNPFGFADLNGVDTELERQRRAEPDRREAVADLQRSLTELQPFTVVAFPDPLTAIREERFDGWNQRQPLTVTGLLSLDHTGTTSDAIDGNGTEASTTLRLVTTDSGITENWNPIAAEYRRQGTFTSLLYDRLVLIDSGDVVPWLATDWERVGPETVEVSLRDATWHDGEPLTADDVAFTYEFLRDTSMGSMETPVPTPRFRGRSSVVESALAVDDRTVRLGVENVSRAVIVRALRVPILPTHVWSDRTDAATIAGFEFDSETTEALVSPNEDPVGSGPIRFIQATAEESAVFERNPDHFLVRSETGDDEASADAAVGIPERFRGKPAFDRLEVGVVPSDIAAVQMVGDGFADATVSTLGPDAIPRIGREADTRLVTGRSGAFYHVGYNVRRAPLSNPRFRGVLASLLDKEALVEEAFDGYAEPASSPLAASPQWVPDDLLWDERSSDPVHPFAGDAGTGSLDVERARDLLRDAGYRFDEEGRLLARQQ
- a CDS encoding phosphatase PAP2 family protein codes for the protein MSPLLSVLRSVVLWLGVSLFVAGIAIVGPNRLYELWGNVVPRLRDARRELLALGVVLLVSAVGRGSLQTVSELFGLRLTGFIWALEGNFVAWLQQAFATPELTMYFSSVYVYGYAFLLAFPFLAYLALPKTATLRRLLVAYGCNYAIGLALYTVVFAHGPRNLNVGTSLLYTHNPEFSALTSAVNETTNVFPSLHTSLSVTVAAFAVLTREEYPLWTPLAVWLAGSVVIATMYLGIHWLTDVVGGTILAFGCVYFSHRIVDPDETA
- a CDS encoding DsbA family protein, giving the protein MSNSDSATDAPDADGSGTADIAADPVDDATDSVTVYSDYVCPFCYLGRQSLAQYREARSEPLAVDWHPFDLRAGKRNPDGSIDHEADDGKDEDYYAQARENVRRLKEQYGVEMAQEIATDVDSLPAQVVSVHVKETAPEAWPSFDEAVFEALWQDGRDIGDREVLADLAADVEGLDADAVETALGDDDLRERVTGLFDAARERGITGVPTFAFDGHAARGAVPPEQLERLVEGA